One Vitis vinifera cultivar Pinot Noir 40024 chromosome 8, ASM3070453v1 genomic window carries:
- the LOC100245881 gene encoding E3 ubiquitin-protein ligase PRT6 isoform X3 yields the protein MDMDIDSPAESNSLPPRYRIVQRLSLQGVPEEHLERLEPGLVAYVKENKFRVPELVSAILPTEEEVLEAYKECKASSKEDLVSPTMTEQFRESMRLLQWLMFYGEPLSALNKLAKISTGQRGVCGSVWGHNDIAYRCRTCEHDPTCAICVPCFQNGNHKDHDYSVIYTGGGCCDCGDVTAWKREGFCSKHKGAEQIQPLPEEFAKSVGPVLDALLVCWKNKLLFAENACQEYHKGSDRIGEFKKVANELTFVVVEMLTEFCQYSESLLSFISKRVFISDGLLDSLVRAERFLSKRVTRKLHELLLKLLGEPVFKYEFAKVFLSYYPILVNEAIKGCSDSVFKNYPLLSTFSVQIFTVPTLTPRLVKEMNLLALLMGCLGDIFCSCAGEDGRLQVTKWGNLYETTLRVVEDIRFVTSHVAVPEYITHDQRDVPRTWMKLLAFVQGMNPQKRETGLHIEEENENMHYPFVLGHSIANIHSLLVAGAFSGSKSEETDIEILFNAQKQDLDDEESLRHSKVGRLSRETSVCGTKFNEAKSDCQLLIPASVTWLIFECLRSIENWLGVDNASGSLFNVLSPNTSSVCASNFLALKKTLSKIRKGKYIFSKFTSSNEAQGFDDITMEGELDALRVLSLSDWPDILYDVSSQDISVHIPLHRLLSLLLQKALNRCYGEATEPYMISASAANPLPDVYSDFFGHVLGGCHPYGFSAFIMEHPLRIRVFCAEVHAGMWRRNGDAALLSCEWYRSVRWSEQGLELDLFLLQCCAALAPADLYVNRILDRFGLSEYLSLNLEQSSEYEPVLVQEMLTLIIQLVKERRFCGLTTTESLKRELIYKLAIGNATHSQLVKSLPRDLSKIDQLQEILDTIALYSEPSGVNQGMYSLRQAYWKELDLYHPRWNPRDLQFAEERYSRFCNVSALTTQLPKWTKIYQPLNGIARIATCKVVLQIVRAVLFYAVFTDKVAASRAPDGVLLTALHLLSLALDICFLQKEASNRSCHNEDSIPMLAFAGEEIFVGVHNRFGEHSLLSLLVLLMGKHKRENPDNFIEAINCNLSSWIESLLKKFAEMDSNCMAKLQKLAPEVVNHLLQSNPNGDTNALGSASDGEKRKAKARERQAAIMAKMRAEQSKFLKSLGSDMENGSSKLQSKQGVSDSVVGHYSAEFSQDVCSLCRDPYSESPVSYLILLQKSRLKSFVDKGPPSWEQVPLSDKDCVSNSKNEVTGKRRTNTTSCISERISSPQLVQLFQNAVNELASDGRSGEVDAFLEFIKTRFPSVGNLQLTCTSNDTGERTSYNFDTLEEDMYLCIQKEMCNLLTHSNLVTDEKFSAAEGGPKRGVNAGEVLLGKYIATLSRAAKENPSASGNAQSHNDRAMSESTTLVPAYDGLGPSDCDGIHLSSCGHAVHQGCLDRYLSSLKERYNRRMVFEGGHIVDPDQGEFLCPVCRQLANSVLPALPGDSQKGWKKLTISSAGSPDAAGSLTTLNDEINSLCIQQALSLLQSACNVVGKGEILKTIPMEGIGRIAPTIEPFLRMICRMYFPGKYDKVSGSTRVSQFIIMWDILKYSLISTEIASRCGRTSTTPTYCVDSLYKELNSSTGFILTLLLSIVQSMRNENPHHVLLRFRGIQLFAGSVCHGISVDEFPSTASTQGGNMLSILEHIETEVSYPDIQFWKRASDPVLAHDPFSSLIWVLFCLPYPFLLCKEVFFSLVHLYYAVSVVQAIITYCGKQQCKINGLGFQDCLITDISNIVGKSGFAPLYFVSSYIDPSCNIKDVIRSLSFPYLRRCALLWKLLNSSITAPFCDRPLVFDRPFNAIDDMMDCTNGALLDLIHVEQLENMFKIPQLDDVLKDEALRSLVQTWFHHFSKAFEVCSLPSVLYSTPAVPFKLMQLPHVYEDLLQRYIKQQCPDCKTVLNDPVLCLLCGRLCSPSWKPCCRENGCQAHAMTCGAGTGVSLLIKKTTILLQRSARQAPWPSLYLDAFGEEDIEMHRGKPLYLNKERYAALSHMVASHGLDRSSKVLGETTIAAFFLI from the exons ATGGATATGGACATTGATTCGCCTGCTGAATCCAATTCCCTCCCCCCTCGCTATCGTATTGTACAG AGGCTTAGTCTCCAAGGAGTTCCTGAGGAGCATCTTGAGCGGCTTGAGCCTGGTTTAGTTGCTTATGTCAAGGAGAACAAATTTCGGGTACCAGAGCTGGTATCTGCCATCTTACCCACTGAGGAGGAAGTGTTGGAGGCGTATAAAGAATGTAAAGCAAGTTCTAAAGAAGACTTGGTGAGCCCAACCATGACAGAACAATTCCGTGAAAGTATGCGTTTGTTACAGTGGTTGATGTTCTATGGTGAACCACTGAGTGCCTTAAATAAACTTGCCAAAATAAGTACTGGTCAACGTGGTGTTTGTGGGTCTGTTTGGGGCCATAATGATATAGCATACCGCTGCCGAACATGTGAACATGACCCAACATGTGCAATTTGTGTCCCTTGTTTCCAGAATGGAAACCACAAGGACCATGATTATTCTGTTATATATACGGGTGGTGGCTGTTGTGATTGTGGGGATGTGACTGCATGGAAACGTGAGGGCTTCTGTTCAAAGCATAAAGGTGCAGAACAGATACAGCCCCTGCCAGAGGAGTTTGCTAAATCTGTAGGACCTGTTTTGGATGCGCTACTTGTTTGTTGGAAAAACAAACTATTGTTTGCAGAAAATGCATGTCAGGAATACCATAAAGGGAGTGATCGCATTGGGGAATTCAAGAAGGTTGCAAATGAGCTAACATTTGTGGTGGTTGAGATGCTTACAGAGTTCTGTCAGTACAGTGAAAGTTTGCTCAGTTTTATTTCAAAAAGGGTGTTTATATCAGATGGTTTATTAGATAGTCTGGTGAGGGCGGAGAGGTTCTTGAGTAAAAGAGTCACAAGGAAACTCCATGAACTGCTTCTGAAATTGCTGGGGGAACCtgtatttaaatatgaatttgcAAAAGTATTTCTGAGTTATTACCCGATTCTTGTAAATGAAGCCATAAAAGGGTGCAGTGATTCTGTTTTCAAGAATTATCCACTACTATCTACATTTTCCGTGCAGATTTTCACAGTGCCAACTCTAACTCCACGTCTTGTGAAGGAAATGAATCTGCTGGCTTTGCTGATGGGATGTTTAGGAGACATTTTCTGTTCTTGTGCTGGAGAGGATGGTCGATTACAG GTTACCAAGTGGGGAAATTTGTATGAAACCACTCTTCGTGTAGTTGAAGATATTAGGTTTGTTACAAGTCATGTTGCTGTACCTGAATATATAACCCATGACCAGCGAGATGTCCCTAGAACTTGGATGAAACTCTTGGCTTTTGTGCAAGGGATGAACCCTCAAAAGAGAGAAACAGGTCTCcacatagaagaagaaaatgagaacaTGCATTATCCTTTTGTTTTAGGTCACTCTATTGCAAATATTCACTCTCTCTTGGTGGCGGGTGCATTTTCTGGTTCCAAATCTGAAGAGACTGATATTGAGATACTTTTCAACGCACAAAAGCAAGATTTGGATGATGAAGAAAGCCTAAGACATTCAAAAGTAGGACGGCTTTCCCGGGAAACCTCTGTTTGTGGTACAAAATTCAATGAAGCAAAATCTGATTGCCAACTTCTAATTCCTGCCTCCGTTACATGGTTGATATTTGAGTGCTTAAGGTCTATTGAGAATTGGTTGGGAGTAGATAATGCATCTGGATCTCTTTTTAATGTGTTATCTCCAAATACCAGCAGTGTCTGTGCTAGCAATTTCTTAGCTTTGAAGAAAACATTATCTAAGATCAGGAAGGGCAAATATATTTTCAGTAAATTTACCAGTTCAAATGAAGCTCAAG GTTTTGATGATATTACCATGGAAGGAGAATTAGATGCCCTACGGGTTCTGAGTCTATCAGATTGGCCAGATATACTCTATGATGTTAGTTCACAGGATATATCTGTTCATATTCCTTTACATCGATTGCTTTCTTTGCTTTTACAAAAAGCATTGAATAGATGTTACGGTGAAGCTACTGAGCCATATATGATCAGTGCCAGTGCTGCTAATCCACTTCCAGATGTTTATAGCGATTTCTTTGGGCATGTTCTAGGAGGTTGCCATCCTTATGGGTTTTCTGCCTTCATTATGGAGCATCCTCTGCGGATTAGGGTATTTTGTGCTGAGGTTCATGCTGGAATGTGGCGGAGGAATGGGGATGCTGCTCTATTATCATGTGAGTGGTATCGTTCAGTTCGCTG GTCCGAACAGGGTTTAGAGCTTGATCTGTTTCTGCTGCAGTGCTGTGCTGCATTGGCTCCAGCTGATCTTTATGTTAATAGAATTCTAGATCGCTTTGGGTTGTCAGAGTACCTTTCTTTGAATCTTGAACAGTCTAGTGA GTATGAACCAGTTCTAGTGCAGGAAATGCTCACTCTTATCATACAACTAGTTAAAGAGAGGCGATTTTGTGGACTAACAACTACTGAGAGTTTGAAAAGAGAGTTGATCTATAAGTTGGCCATTGGAAATGCTACTCATAGTCAGTTGGTAAAATCTCTTCCTCGGGACCTTTCTAAAATTGATCAACTTCAGGAAATTTTGGATACCATTGCATTGTACTCCGAACCATCTGGCGTGAATCAG GGGATGTATTCACTGCGACAGGCATATTGGAAAGAACTTGATTTGTATCATCCTCGTTGGAACCCTAGGGATTTGCAGTTTGCAGAAGAAAGATATTCACGCTTCTGTAATGTTTCTGCATTGACCACTCAGCTTCCCAAGTGGACAAAGATTTATCAGCCGCTCAATGGAATAGCCAGGATAGCTACTTGCAAAGTTGTCCTTCAGATTGTCCGTGCAGTCTTGTTTTATGCTGTTTTCACAGATAAAGTTGCTGCATCACGAGCTCCTGATGGGGTTCTTCTGACGGCATTGCACTTACTCTCTTTGGCATTAGACATCTGTTTTTTGCAGAAAGAAGCCAGCAATAGGTCATGCCACAATGAGGATTCAATTCCTATGCTAGCTTTTGCTGGTGAAGAAATTTTCGTGGGAGTACATAACAGATTTGGTGAACATAGTTTGTTGTCACTTCTTGTTTTATTGATGGGGAAGCATAAGAGAGAAAATCCAGACAACTTCATCGAAGCTATCAATTGCAACCTTTCTTCTTGGATAGAAAGCTTATTGAAGAAGTTTGCTGAGATGGATTCCAACTGCATGGCCAAACTGCAAAAACTTGCACCCGAAGTGGTCAATCATTTGTTACAGTCCAATCCAAATGGTGATACAAATGCATTGGGGTCAGCTTCTGATGGTGAGAAACGCAAGGCAAAAGCTAGAGAGAGACAGGCTGCTATAATG GCAAAAATGAGAGCAGAGCAGTCCAAATTTTTGAAGAGCCTCGGTTCCGATATGGAAAACGGGTCGAGTAAATTACAATCCAAACAAGGAGTATCAGACTCTGTTGTTGGACATTATTCGGCAGAGTTTTCACAGGATGTTTGCTCACTTTGCCGTGATCCCTATTCAGAAAGTCCTGTATCTTACTTGATTCTTCTTCAG AAATCTAGGCTTAAGAGTTTCGTTGACAAAGGTCCCCCATCATGGGAACAAGTTCCTCTGTCAGACAAGGATTGCGTTTCTAATTCTAAAAATGAGGTCACAGGAAAACGCAGAACAAACACTACCTCATGCATTTCAGAAAGGATTTCATCTCCTCAGTTAGTGCAGTTGTTCCAGAATGCAGTGAATGAGTTAGCCTCTGATGGTCGTTCTGGGGAAGTTGATGCTTTTCTAGAATTCATCAAGACCCGGTTTCCATCAGTTGGGAATCTTCAACTGACCTGCACTTCTAATGATACAGGGGAGAGGACTTCATACAACTTTGACACGTTGGAAGAAGATATGTACTTGTGTATTCAGAAAGAGATGTGTAATCTCTTGACGCATTCAAATTTGGTAACTGATGAGAAATTTTCAGCTGCTGAAGGGGGTCCTAAAAGGGGTGTGAATGCTGGAGAAGTCTTGCTTGGAAAATATATAGCCACTCTTTCAAGAGCAGCAAAAGAAAATCCTTCTGCTTCTGGGAATGCTCAATCTCATAATGATAGGGCAATGTCAGAATCTACCACACTGGTTCCTGCATATGATGGACTTGGCCCCTCAGATTGTGATGGAATTCATCTTTCTTCATGTGGGCATGCGGTGCATCAGGGTTGCCTTGATCGTTATCTATCCTCACTGAAGGAAAG ATATAACAGAAGAATGGTTTTCGAAGGAGGGCATATTGTGGATCCTGATCAA GGGGAGTTCCTTTGTCCTGTTTGCCGTCAACTTGCAAACTCTGTCTTGCCTGCATTACCTGGAGATTCTCAAAAGGGCTGGAAAAAACTGACAATTTCTAGTGCTGGTTCCCCAGATGCAGCTGGCTCCTTAACCACATTGAATGATGAAATCAATTCCCTTTGCATTCAGCAAGCCTTGTCTCTGTTGCAAAGTGCTTGCAATGTGGTTGGGAAAGGTGAAATATTGAAAACCATTCCCATGGAAGGAATTGGAAGAATAGCACCAACTATTGAACCTTTCCTTCGCATGATCTGTCGAATGTATTTTCCTGGAAAGTATGATAAGGTTTCAGGATCTACAAGGGTAAGCCAGTTTATAATTATGTGGGACATTCTCAAGTACTCTCTCATATCAACAGAAATTGCTTCTCGTTGTGGAAGGACTTCTACCACACCAACTTATTGTGTCGATTCCTTATATAAGGAACTCAATTCATCCACTGGGTTTATTTTGACCTTGTTGCTAAGCATTGTCCAAAGTATGCGGAATGAGAACCCTCATCATGTGCTTTTAAGATTTAGAGGTATTCAGCTCTTTGCAGGGTCTGTTTGCCATGGCATTTCTGTAGATGAATTTCCCAGTACTGCTTCTACACAAGGAG GTAATATGTTAAGTATCTTGGAACACATTGAAACAGAAGTATCATATCCTGACATCCAATTCTGGAAAAGAGCTTCTGATCCTGTCCTTGCTCATGATCCTTTTTCATCATTGATATGGGTTCTTTTTTGTCTACCATACCCCTTTTTGTTATGCAAGGaggttttcttttctcttgtgCATCTCTATTATGCTGTCTCTGTAGTACAG GCTATAATTACTTACTGTGGGAAGCAGCAATGTAAGATAAATGGATTAGGTTTCCAAGATTGCCTGATTACTGACATCTCCAATATTGTGGGAAAATCTGGGTTTGCTCCGCTGTATTTTGTTTCCAGCTATATTGACCCTTCTTGTAATATTAAGGATGTAATTCGTAGCTTGAGTTTCCCTTATTTGCGAAGATGTGCATTGCTCTGGAAACTACTGAACTCTTCTATCACTGCACCATTCTGTGATAGACCTCTTGTGTTTGATAGACCATTCAATGCCATTGATGATATGATGGATTGTACAAATGGTGCTTTGTTGGATCTCATCCATGTTGAGCAGCTGGAGAACATGTTTAAGATTCCCCAACTGGATGATGTTCTCAAGGATGAAGCACTTCGTTCTTTAGTTCAGACTTGGTTCCATCATTTTTCCAAGGCATTTGAAGTTTGTAGTCTTCCAAGCGTTTTATACTCCACTCCAGCAGTTCCATTTAAGTTAATGCAACTTCCTCATGTTTATGAGGATCTCTTGCAGAG GTATATAAAGCAGCAATGCCCTGACTGTAAAACTGTTCTGAATGATCCTGTATTGTGCCTGTTATGTGGTAGATTGTGCTCTCCAAGCTGGAAGCCATGCTGCAG GGAAAATGGATGCCAAGCTCATGCAATGACCTGTGGTGCTGGTACTGGAGTATCCCTGTTGATCAAA AAAACCACAATCCTGCTTCAAAGATCCGCACGTCAGGCACCTTGGCCTTCTCTCTACTTGGATGCATTTGGTGAAGag GATATTGAAATGCATAGGGGGAAGCCACTGTATTTGAATAAAGAGAGATATGCAGCTTTAAGTCATATG GTGGCTTCTCATGGCCTTGACCGAAGTTCTAAAGTTCTTGGTGAAACAACCATTGCTGCTTTTTTCCTCATTTAG